From the Planktothricoides raciborskii GIHE-MW2 genome, the window AGTTTGTGAACCCACCGTCACGCGATCGCCTGTCACTAATTGTCTGCCTCGTCGGGTATCAACCACACCATTGACCAGAACCTCCCCCGATTGAATCATCATTTTTG encodes:
- a CDS encoding RNA-binding S4 domain-containing protein, coding for MATNSKTITLSQFLKFMGIADTGGQAKMMIQSGEVLVNGVVDTRRGRQLVTGDRVTVGSQTFEVDVNQ